GCCTGACGCTGGCCATTGAGAACCGCGAGAAGGGGCTTATGCACGGGCACTCCTGCCTTCCTTGCTTCCCCTCAAGACTCTTCTTGAAGAGAATCTTCTTAGATTCCTTGAGGCGGGATTAAGCGAAGCCAAGAGCGTGCACAACCTGTCCCCAGCATCCACCCAAAAGGAGGGGTCCTGGAACAGGAGCGAGCTCTCGCTCCAGCTGATTGACTCCATGGAGTCTTTTCGCCGTCTCCGTCTATCACCCTTCCACTTATCCCCGTTGCCCACCGAAGGCGACCCTCCAGCTCTCCCTCGCGACAATCTGGGGACGGCCTCTGGCATAACCCGGTGAAAGTCCTTGCCCAAACCGTTTTGGCATGGCCTTGTCCGCATTCATCCACAGGCCTTGGACCCTTTCGTCCACCGGCGAGAGCGATGCCGCATCGACACGACAGCTACTTCCACCTTCACCTGGTCTCGGATGCCACCGGCGAAACGCTGATGAGCGTCGGCCGTGCCGCGGCCGTCCAATATGCGACGGTCTCAGCGATCGAACATGTCTATCCGCTGGTCCGATCGCAGAAGCAGCTCGACCGGGTGATCACCGAGATCGAGGGCAATCCCGGCATTGTTCTCTATACGCTGGTCGACAAGGAATTGTCCGACCGCCTCGAGACGCAATGCCGAGAATTCGGTTGTCCCTGCCTGTCGGTTCTGGCCCCGGTCCTGTCCATGTTCCAGAATTACCTGGGCGCTGCGTCAACACCCAGGGTCGGCGCGCAGCATGTCCTGAATGCTGAATATTTCCAGCGCATCGATGCCCTCAACTATACGATGATGCATGACGATGGGCAGCTTCCCGAAAACTGGGAAGAGGCCGATGTTCTGCTTGTCGGTGTGTCGCGAACATCCAAGACACCGACGTCGATCTATCTTGCCAATCGCGGCGTGAAGACCGCCAACATGCCGCTTGTCCCCGGTATCCCGCTTCCGCCCCATCTCGAGGCCGTCAAGAAGCCGCTGGTCGTCGGCCTGTTCGCCAGCCCCGAACGCATCGTGCAGATCCGCGAGAACCGGATTCTCAGCCTCAATGCGACGCAGGACAAATCGAGCTATGTCGATCGCAGCGCGGTCGCCGAAGAGATCACGGCCTCGCGCCGGCTGTTCACCGAGAAGCGCTGGCCGATCATCGACGTGACCCGGCGGTCCATCGAGGAGACGGCCGCGGCCATCATCTCGCATCTCAAGGACCACCGCCGCATGATGTCCGACAGGGACAACGCATGAAGCTGGTTCTTGCGTCGAAATCGCCGGCGCGCGCGGCCATGCTGGCCGGTGCCGGGCTGGATGTCGAACTGGTTCCCGCCGCCATTGACGAGCGCGCGCTGGATGAAGCCTGGACCGCAGCCGGCCATGGACCGGCACAGGTCGCCCGGCTGCTGGCCGAGGAGAAGGCGAAGGCCGTCAGCCTCTCCATGCCCGGTCGCGTGGTGATCGGCGCCGACCAGACGCTGGCGCTCGGCCATCGCCGCTATTCCAAGCCGAAGGATGTCACCGAGGCCCGCGATCATCTGATCTCATTCCGGGGGCGAATCCATCATCTGCATTCCGGCGTCGCCCTGGTTCGTGACGGAGCCGTTCTGTTCGCGACCGTTGGTTCGGCGGCGATGCATGTCCGCGCCTTCTCGGATGCCTTCCTGGACACCTATGTCGCGACCATGGGCGACCAGATCCTCGGCTCGGTCGGCTGCTATCAATTCGAGGGTCTCGGCATCCAGCTCTTCGACCGGATCGACGGCGACTATTACACCATCCTTGGCATGCCGCTTCTGGCCTTGCTCGCCGCGCTCCGGCGCGAGGGACTGGCCGAGACATGACGAAGGCCTGCGTCATTGGCTGGCCGGTCGAACATGCCCGCTCGCCGATCATTCACAATCATTGGATCAAGACTTACGGAATCACAGGCTCTTATGGTCGTGAGCTCATCGAACCCGGCAAGGTCGGTTCCTTCCTGAAGAACCTGCGGGACCTCGGCTATGCCGGCTGCAACATCACGGTGCCTCACAAGGAGGAGGCACTGGCGGCTCTCGACGATATCGATCCGACGGCCGCCGCCCTTGGCGCCGTCAATACGGTCTGGCTCGATCAGGATCGGCTCTGCGGCATGAACACCGATGTGCCCGGATTTCTCGCCAATCTCGATGAAACGGTACCGGAATGGACGCGCCGCACCACCCATGCCGTGGTGCTCGGAGCGGGCGGCGCTGCGCGCGGCATCGTCTATGGATTGGTGAACAGCGGGGTCGAGACCGTAACGGTAGTGAATCGATCGCTTGACCGCGCCGAGGCCGTTGCGGCGATCTATCCGGGCCGCGCCCGGGCCCTGGCGATGGCGGATGTCGGTGGCTTGCTCCCAAGAGCCGATCTGCTGATCAACACCACATCGCTCGGCATGAAGGGCCAGCCAGCGCTCGATCTGCCGCTCGACAGGCTGAAGCCTGACGCGATCGTGGCCGATATCGTCTATGTGCCACTGAAGACCAGCTTGCTTGTCGAGGCCGAGGCGCGCGGCCATGCCATTGTTGGCGGCCTCGGCATGTTGTTGCACCAGGCCGTACCGGGATTCGAGCATTGGTTCGGTGTGAAGCCGGAGGTCACCCGTGACCTCTATGATCTCGTCGCCGCCGATATCGAGGGCCGCTGACATGTTCATTCTCGGCCTCACCGGTTCGATCGGCATGGGAAAATCAACGACCTCGGGCTTCTTTCGAGAGGCCGGCATCCCCGTCTATGACGCCGATGCCGCCGTCCACCGGCTCTATTCCGGCAAGGCCGCGCCGCTGATCGAGCAGGCCTTCCCGGGAACCACGGCTGATGGCGTGGTCGACCGGCTGAAGCTTGGCGCAGCCGTGCTGGGCAATTCGGACGCGATGAAGCGGCTGGAATCGATCATTCATCCCCTGGTGCAACAGACCCAGCAGGATTTCCGCCGCACCTGCCGCGAGCAGTCCAGGCCGCTGGTCGTGCTGGACATTCCGCTTCTGTTCGAGACCGGTGGCGATGCCCGTGTCGATGCGGTCGCGGTGGTGTCCGCTGCACCCGACATCCAGCGTGCCCGGGTTCTGGCGCGTCCAGGGATGACGGCCGACAAGTTCGAGGCCATTCTGGCGCGGCAGATGGCCGATTCGGACAAGCGGCGCCGCGCCCATGTGGTCATTGATACGGGGCTCGGCCTGGAGCCCGCCCGCCGTCAGGTGCAGTCGATCATCCGGGCCCTGGCCGGCGCTCAAGGGAGCCATTGATGCGCGAGATCATTCTCGACACCGAAACGACCGGACTTGATCCGCTGCGTGGCGACCGCCTCGTGGAAATCGGTTGCATCGAGCTCGTCAACCATTTCCCGTCGGGCCAGACCTACCACGTTCAGATCAATCCCGAACGCGACATGCCGGAAGAGGCCTTCCGGGTCCACGGCCTGTCGGGCGAGATGCTGGCAACCAAACCGGTCTTCGAGCGTGTGGTGGAGGAGTTTCTCGCCTTCATCGGCGACGCCCGCCTGGTCATCCACAATGCCTCCTTCGACATGGGCTTCATCAACGCCGAGCTGAAGCGCTCGGGCCGCGAGCCGATCCCGATGGACCGGGTGGTGGATACGCTTGCCATGGCCCGGCGCCGGTTTCCGGCGGCATCGAACAGCCTGGATGCCCTGTGCAATCGTTTCGGCATCGACAAGTCGAAGCGGACAGTCCACGGCGCGCTGGTGGACGCCGAGCTGCTCGCCGACATCTATATCGAGCTGATCGGCGGCCGGCAGGCCTCGTTCGGCCTGTCGGATGCCCGTCGCGCCAGCCAGCAGCGCGGTGGCGTGTCGGTGCGCGTGCGCGAGCGGCCTCAGGCCCTGGCGCCCCGGCTGACCGAAGCGGATATCGCTGAACATGCCGCCTTCATTGCCCAGATGGGCGACAAGGCGATCTGGTACGACACATTGCCGAGGCCCGAACCGCAGGGCTGACGCGCGACGGGGCGGTTCTTGACCCCCCGGCTGCATGCCGATACGAATGACGGAACAATGACGGGCCCCCCTTGGAGGGCCCCTTTTCATCGGACCGATGAATGGTCGATCACACGCCGATCAGCCGGCTCGCCATGCGCCAACGTTCCGATGTGCGCCATGACGACGACGCGCGATTTCTCCGCAACTGGCTGAAGAACCCGCTGCGCATGGGCGCCGTCACGCCGTCGGGCCCGGTGCTCGCGCGCAAGATGGCGAGCTATGTCGATCCCGCCGGCACCGGCCCTGTGATCGAGCTTGGACCCGGCACCGGACCGATGACGGCGGCTCTCGTCGCCCGCGGCGTCGATCCCGCCCGTCTCGTGCTGGTGGAATATTCCGTCGAATTCTGCCGGCTGCTGCGCGAGCGCTTTCCCCTGGCGACCGTGGTTCACGGCGATGCCTATTCGCTGTCGAAGACGCTGGCCGGCAAGCTCAGCCAGCCGGCCGACGCGCTGGTGTCCGGCCTGCCGCTGGTCACCCGGCCCGAGCCCATCCGCATGAAGTTGCTCGCCGAGGCCTTCGACCTGATGAAGCCCGGCGCGCCGTTCATCCAGTTCACCTATGCGGTGGTCTCGCCGATTCCGATCAAATCAGGCGGTTTCTCAGCCGAACCCTCGGAGCGCGTCTGGCGAAACATTCCGCCTGCCCGCGTCTGGGTCTATCGCCGCGGCGGCTCCTGACGGGCGGCTCAATCCGGCCAGCACTGGCCGTGCCCGACCGCATAGACGCGGTCGTCGCCCAGCATTAGCACCGACAACCCTTCAGGAAACAGCCGTGATATCGCGGGATCGCGCAGGTTGAGCCCGCCGGCATAGGTGCCCATGGCCGGCATGATCAGGCGCTGGCCGTCATGGACGAAGGCGCGACGGCGCACCGCCCGTCCGCGGCCCCGGATCTTGGCGCAAGGGTGGAGATGGCCGGCGATTTCCGGCCCCGTGGGCCTGAGGCTCGGCTCATGGATGAAGGCAATGCCCGCCTCGTCCAGGCTGTCGGCATGGCTGCCCGCAAGCGCGCCCGAGAGGTCCGGATCGTGATTGCCGGCGATCCACAGCCAGTCGACGCCGCGCTGGAGACCGGCAAGAACCGCCCGATCGTCCTCCGCCATCCGCGCCGGCCCGGCACCATCGTGAAAACTGTCGCCCAGTGCCACCACCCGGCGCGGCCGGTAGCGGGCGATCAGCGCCGCCAGTGCGGCCAGCGTGACGCCGGTATCGTAGGGCGGCAGGAACTGGCCGCGGGTGGCGAAGCTCGAGCCTTTTTCGAGATGCAGATCGGAGACGACCAGCGTGGCGGCCGCGTCCCACCACAGCGCGCCGGCACAATCCGCGACGAAATCCTCAGCCCCGAGGGTCAGGATCGTGTCTGCCGCCGCCTTGTCCGCCAGTGCCGCCATCATCCTCATCGTCCGACGCCGGCTTCCGCCAGCAGATCTGATTCCGCCTCCGCCATGATGGCTTCGGCCGCCTCGCCATAGACCGGCTCGCGGCCGATCTCCAGCATGACCGGCACCGCCAGCGGCGAGATCCGCTCGAGATCCTTGTGCACGATTCGGCCCTTGATGCGCGACAGCATCTGCGCCAGGCGGGCAATGTCGAGGAGGCCGGTTGCCGCATCGGCGCGGGCCGCGCGCAAGAGCAGATGGTCCGGCTCGTGGCGGCGCAGCACGTCATAGACGAGATCGGTCGAAATCGTCACCTGCCGGCCGGTCTTTTCCTTGCCGGGATGGCGCCGCTCGATCAGCCCGGCAATGACCGCGCAGGTGCGGAACGTGCGTTTCATCATCTGGCTCTCGTCGAGCCAGGCCTCGAGATCGTCGCCCAGCATGTCCTGGTCGAACAGGGCATCGATCGATAGGTCGCCCCGCCGTATGGCGGCTCCCAGGTCCGACAGGCCCCAGACCGAGATCGAATAATCATTGGCGACGAAGCCCATGGGGCGGAGCTTCAGCCGCTCCAGCCGCCGGGTCAGCAACATGCCGAGCGTCTGGTGGGCGAGGCGGCCCTCGAACGGATAGGCGACGAGATAGGACTTGCCCGAGCGCGGGAAGGTCTCGACCAAGAGCTGGTCGCGCCTGGGGATCACCGAGCGGAACCGCTGCAGTTCCAGCCATTCCGACACCTGATCGGGGAGTTTCGACCACGAGGCCTGATCGGCCAGCATGGCGCGCACGCCCTCGGCGAGAAAGGTCGAGAGCGGAAACTTGCCGCCGGCATAGGCCGGAACCTTCGGCTCGGTGGCGGAAGACCTCGCCACATAGACCTCGTTCTCCACCAGCGCCTCGTAGCGCAGCACCTCGCCGGCGAACACGAA
This region of Phreatobacter aquaticus genomic DNA includes:
- a CDS encoding pyruvate, water dikinase regulatory protein; the encoded protein is MPHRHDSYFHLHLVSDATGETLMSVGRAAAVQYATVSAIEHVYPLVRSQKQLDRVITEIEGNPGIVLYTLVDKELSDRLETQCREFGCPCLSVLAPVLSMFQNYLGAASTPRVGAQHVLNAEYFQRIDALNYTMMHDDGQLPENWEEADVLLVGVSRTSKTPTSIYLANRGVKTANMPLVPGIPLPPHLEAVKKPLVVGLFASPERIVQIRENRILSLNATQDKSSYVDRSAVAEEITASRRLFTEKRWPIIDVTRRSIEETAAAIISHLKDHRRMMSDRDNA
- a CDS encoding Maf family protein translates to MKLVLASKSPARAAMLAGAGLDVELVPAAIDERALDEAWTAAGHGPAQVARLLAEEKAKAVSLSMPGRVVIGADQTLALGHRRYSKPKDVTEARDHLISFRGRIHHLHSGVALVRDGAVLFATVGSAAMHVRAFSDAFLDTYVATMGDQILGSVGCYQFEGLGIQLFDRIDGDYYTILGMPLLALLAALRREGLAET
- a CDS encoding shikimate dehydrogenase — translated: MTKACVIGWPVEHARSPIIHNHWIKTYGITGSYGRELIEPGKVGSFLKNLRDLGYAGCNITVPHKEEALAALDDIDPTAAALGAVNTVWLDQDRLCGMNTDVPGFLANLDETVPEWTRRTTHAVVLGAGGAARGIVYGLVNSGVETVTVVNRSLDRAEAVAAIYPGRARALAMADVGGLLPRADLLINTTSLGMKGQPALDLPLDRLKPDAIVADIVYVPLKTSLLVEAEARGHAIVGGLGMLLHQAVPGFEHWFGVKPEVTRDLYDLVAADIEGR
- the coaE gene encoding dephospho-CoA kinase (Dephospho-CoA kinase (CoaE) performs the final step in coenzyme A biosynthesis.); translation: MFILGLTGSIGMGKSTTSGFFREAGIPVYDADAAVHRLYSGKAAPLIEQAFPGTTADGVVDRLKLGAAVLGNSDAMKRLESIIHPLVQQTQQDFRRTCREQSRPLVVLDIPLLFETGGDARVDAVAVVSAAPDIQRARVLARPGMTADKFEAILARQMADSDKRRRAHVVIDTGLGLEPARRQVQSIIRALAGAQGSH
- the dnaQ gene encoding DNA polymerase III subunit epsilon; the encoded protein is MREIILDTETTGLDPLRGDRLVEIGCIELVNHFPSGQTYHVQINPERDMPEEAFRVHGLSGEMLATKPVFERVVEEFLAFIGDARLVIHNASFDMGFINAELKRSGREPIPMDRVVDTLAMARRRFPAASNSLDALCNRFGIDKSKRTVHGALVDAELLADIYIELIGGRQASFGLSDARRASQQRGGVSVRVRERPQALAPRLTEADIAEHAAFIAQMGDKAIWYDTLPRPEPQG
- a CDS encoding class I SAM-dependent methyltransferase, yielding MVDHTPISRLAMRQRSDVRHDDDARFLRNWLKNPLRMGAVTPSGPVLARKMASYVDPAGTGPVIELGPGTGPMTAALVARGVDPARLVLVEYSVEFCRLLRERFPLATVVHGDAYSLSKTLAGKLSQPADALVSGLPLVTRPEPIRMKLLAEAFDLMKPGAPFIQFTYAVVSPIPIKSGGFSAEPSERVWRNIPPARVWVYRRGGS
- the pdeM gene encoding ligase-associated DNA damage response endonuclease PdeM; translated protein: MMAALADKAAADTILTLGAEDFVADCAGALWWDAAATLVVSDLHLEKGSSFATRGQFLPPYDTGVTLAALAALIARYRPRRVVALGDSFHDGAGPARMAEDDRAVLAGLQRGVDWLWIAGNHDPDLSGALAGSHADSLDEAGIAFIHEPSLRPTGPEIAGHLHPCAKIRGRGRAVRRRAFVHDGQRLIMPAMGTYAGGLNLRDPAISRLFPEGLSVLMLGDDRVYAVGHGQCWPD